One Nitrospina watsonii DNA segment encodes these proteins:
- a CDS encoding TonB-dependent receptor family protein, which translates to MLWPQSALAIDEKEKTLVLKQVEVVGTKDDIKDIAASAHLIETQDILKHSYDNIDRLLRKIPGVYTREEDGQGLFPNISIRGVDPGRSAKVTIMEDGVLMAPAPYSAPSAYYSPTAGRMSAIEILKGSSQVRYGPHTTGGVINYRATEIPQMQSMFSRTLMGSYGEIRNHTYFGDTLSTGSGRFGYVIENYYRENNGFREIQPTGDFRNGDNTGLQNLEPMIKLMFEPGSSTYQRFEFKFGYTNREANESYLGQPEADFRNNPFRRLAASRFDLYDTEQYRTHIRHFIELTPKTNLVTTAYGSTFWRNWAKLGRCTDTDGTGTTALGLSQCMKDPDGNALLQGQGPGEWRLTNNNRNYYMYGVESQLTHMKDLGATQHTFHAGVRYHYDQIRRFQWHEFYNQDANGFINSQAVGPKGGAGNRRQKTTALAFNVDDQIRWGSWTFKPGARYEQLWQKFENFDSGDSRDRTYGVWAAGGSLDYRFNESTNVFAGIHRGFSVPGPSGATKVGSEQIEEETSIGYELGTRYNRPDLGFRTEVIGFWTDFDNLIGISNLGAGGGGGTEVEDVGEVRTRGIEFMVEYDPSVVGQWSVRNPWYFTATYTDAEFRHATGPNSSAVFKNAAKGNELPYIPEIQFAVGSALIWQDWTLSVDGQYIDSTFGTGDNSTNELDGATGDVRFGKTDSVFLLDLSLAHQLNEHVNLFTNFRNVTDATYLAGRLPEGPRAGAPFQMFGGIEITY; encoded by the coding sequence ATGCTTTGGCCGCAAAGTGCCCTCGCCATAGATGAAAAAGAAAAGACCCTGGTTCTGAAGCAGGTCGAGGTGGTGGGCACCAAGGACGATATCAAGGACATCGCGGCCTCGGCCCACCTTATCGAAACGCAGGACATCCTCAAGCACAGCTACGACAACATCGACCGTCTGCTGAGAAAAATTCCGGGCGTTTACACGCGCGAAGAGGACGGCCAGGGCCTGTTCCCGAACATCAGCATCCGCGGCGTCGATCCCGGACGCAGCGCCAAGGTGACGATCATGGAAGACGGCGTGCTCATGGCGCCGGCGCCCTACTCGGCCCCGTCCGCTTATTACTCGCCCACGGCGGGACGCATGAGCGCCATTGAAATCCTGAAAGGCTCCAGCCAGGTGCGCTACGGTCCGCACACCACCGGCGGCGTCATCAACTACCGCGCCACGGAGATTCCGCAAATGCAGTCCATGTTCAGCCGGACCCTCATGGGCAGTTACGGTGAGATCCGCAACCACACCTACTTCGGCGACACCCTCAGCACCGGCAGTGGGCGCTTCGGTTACGTGATCGAAAACTACTACCGGGAGAACAACGGCTTCCGGGAGATCCAGCCCACCGGGGACTTTCGCAACGGAGATAACACCGGCCTCCAGAACCTGGAGCCGATGATCAAGCTGATGTTCGAACCCGGCAGTTCGACCTACCAGCGCTTCGAGTTCAAGTTCGGTTACACGAACCGCGAAGCGAACGAGTCCTACCTGGGTCAGCCGGAAGCGGATTTCCGCAACAATCCGTTCCGGCGGCTGGCGGCGTCGCGCTTCGACCTGTATGATACCGAACAGTACCGCACGCACATCCGGCATTTCATCGAGCTGACTCCGAAGACCAACCTCGTCACCACCGCCTACGGCAGCACCTTCTGGCGTAACTGGGCGAAGCTCGGCAGGTGTACTGATACCGACGGAACAGGCACTACCGCACTGGGCCTCAGTCAATGTATGAAAGATCCAGACGGAAACGCTCTTCTGCAAGGCCAGGGACCCGGCGAATGGCGTTTGACCAACAATAACCGCAATTATTACATGTATGGCGTCGAGTCCCAATTGACGCATATGAAAGACCTCGGCGCCACGCAGCACACCTTCCACGCCGGCGTGCGCTACCATTACGACCAGATCCGCCGCTTCCAGTGGCACGAGTTCTACAACCAGGACGCCAATGGCTTCATCAACAGCCAGGCGGTCGGTCCGAAAGGTGGCGCTGGCAACCGCCGGCAGAAGACCACCGCGCTGGCGTTCAATGTGGACGACCAGATCAGGTGGGGCAGCTGGACTTTCAAGCCCGGCGCGCGCTACGAACAGCTCTGGCAGAAGTTCGAGAACTTCGACAGCGGTGACTCGCGCGACCGGACCTACGGCGTGTGGGCCGCGGGCGGTTCGCTCGACTACCGCTTCAACGAGTCCACCAACGTCTTCGCCGGCATCCACCGGGGTTTCTCGGTACCGGGTCCGAGCGGCGCGACCAAAGTGGGCTCAGAACAGATCGAGGAAGAAACCAGCATTGGCTACGAGCTGGGTACGCGTTACAACCGGCCGGATCTCGGTTTCCGCACGGAAGTCATCGGCTTCTGGACCGACTTTGACAACCTGATCGGGATCAGTAACCTCGGTGCGGGCGGCGGTGGTGGCACCGAAGTCGAGGACGTGGGTGAAGTTCGTACCCGCGGCATCGAGTTCATGGTGGAGTACGATCCCAGCGTGGTCGGCCAGTGGTCGGTCCGCAACCCGTGGTACTTCACTGCGACCTACACCGACGCCGAGTTCCGCCACGCGACCGGCCCCAACAGCAGTGCCGTCTTCAAGAACGCCGCCAAGGGCAATGAGCTTCCGTACATTCCGGAGATTCAGTTTGCGGTGGGCTCGGCGCTCATCTGGCAGGACTGGACGCTCAGTGTTGACGGCCAGTACATCGACTCCACCTTCGGCACCGGCGACAATTCTACTAACGAATTGGACGGTGCCACGGGAGACGTGCGCTTCGGCAAGACCGACAGCGTGTTCCTGCTGGATCTATCGCTGGCACATCAGTTGAACGAGCACGTGAACCTGTTCACGAACTTCCGCAACGTGACGGATGCGACGTATCTGGCAGGACGTCTGCCGGAAGGCCCGCGCGCGGGTGCGCCGTTCCAGATGTTCGGAGGTATCGAGATCACCTACTGA
- a CDS encoding ArsI/CadI family heavy metal resistance metalloenzyme: MNSETDSRLHLALNTAHFDDSVRFYEALFGVPPTKLKDGYAKFDVERPALNFTLNRVAEVTGNRVSHLGIQVPLAETVLEETVRLETLGLLPQLEQGTECCYAVQDKVWVDDPDGNAWEVFVVLQQIEEHHGNAGCCRN; the protein is encoded by the coding sequence ATGAATTCTGAAACCGACAGCCGACTGCACCTCGCCCTCAACACGGCGCATTTCGACGACAGCGTGCGTTTTTACGAAGCGTTGTTCGGCGTGCCGCCGACGAAACTCAAGGACGGCTACGCCAAGTTTGACGTGGAGCGGCCCGCGCTCAACTTCACCCTCAACCGCGTGGCGGAGGTGACGGGCAACCGGGTCAGCCATCTGGGTATCCAGGTGCCGCTGGCGGAGACGGTGTTGGAAGAAACAGTGCGGCTTGAAACGCTGGGGTTGTTGCCGCAGTTGGAACAGGGTACCGAATGTTGCTATGCTGTTCAGGACAAGGTCTGGGTGGACGACCCCGACGGCAATGCGTGGGAAGTGTTCGTCGTCCTCCAACAAATCGAGGAACATCATGGAAACGCTGGCTGCTGCCGAAATTGA
- a CDS encoding sigma-70 family RNA polymerase sigma factor, with protein sequence METLAAAEIETLYARIRAFVAGRVGSAADADEITQDIFLKMHESLSRLKDRDRLVAWLYRIARNRIIDHYRTRKPEAPPVDRAVEAKEDDAAARHEIHACLRYFLQTLDAADRDILQRVEFDNQTQRQAAAALGITPAAAKSRHQRAKKRLKQGLESCCTYVFDRRGRVIDYDPQNQPCNDKG encoded by the coding sequence ATGGAAACGCTGGCTGCTGCCGAAATTGAAACCCTGTATGCGCGCATCCGGGCTTTTGTTGCCGGGCGGGTGGGGTCGGCGGCCGATGCCGACGAGATCACGCAGGACATCTTTCTCAAGATGCACGAAAGCCTGTCGCGGCTGAAAGACCGCGACAGGCTGGTGGCGTGGCTCTATCGCATTGCGCGCAACCGCATCATCGACCATTACCGCACACGCAAACCCGAAGCGCCGCCGGTGGACAGGGCGGTGGAGGCTAAGGAGGACGATGCCGCCGCGCGTCATGAAATCCACGCCTGCCTGCGGTATTTTCTGCAAACGCTGGATGCGGCGGACCGCGACATCCTGCAACGCGTCGAATTCGACAACCAGACGCAGCGGCAGGCCGCCGCAGCGTTGGGCATCACCCCCGCCGCCGCCAAGTCCCGCCACCAGCGCGCCAAAAAACGCCTGAAGCAGGGGCTGGAATCCTGCTGCACCTATGTGTTCGACCGGCGGGGCCGGGTGATCGATTACGACCCGCAAAATCAGCCTTGTAACGATAAAGGTTGA
- a CDS encoding PstS family phosphate ABC transporter substrate-binding protein produces MHRWIPRILILALVLGSVSLAVAGEKLRGTVRIDGSSTVFPISEAVAEEFGKNRDFARVRVTVGVSGTGGGFKKFCAGETDINDASRAIKQREIDKAKKNNIHYLELPVAYDGLSVVINKANTWVDHLTTGELKKIWEPGSSVKTWADVRDGWPDKPIKLYGPGTDSGTFDYFTETINGKSQASRADFTKSEDDNMLVKGVAGDKYALGYFGFAYYVENKNILKVVPIKEGDKAPVFPTMETINKGTYSPLSRPIFIYVNIEAAKRPEVNAFIRFYIENAGALAKEVGYIPLPDSMYRDNLDRFENNLLKLAQN; encoded by the coding sequence ATGCATCGCTGGATACCCCGAATTTTAATTTTGGCACTGGTACTGGGCAGCGTTTCGTTGGCCGTGGCCGGTGAAAAACTGCGCGGCACCGTTCGCATCGACGGGTCGAGCACTGTGTTCCCCATTTCCGAAGCGGTGGCCGAAGAGTTCGGCAAGAATCGCGATTTCGCCCGTGTGCGCGTGACCGTCGGCGTTTCCGGAACCGGTGGCGGATTCAAAAAATTCTGTGCGGGCGAGACGGACATCAACGACGCCTCCCGCGCCATCAAGCAAAGAGAAATCGACAAGGCGAAAAAGAATAACATTCACTACCTGGAATTGCCGGTGGCCTATGACGGGCTGTCCGTAGTGATCAACAAGGCCAACACCTGGGTCGATCACCTGACCACCGGCGAGTTGAAAAAAATCTGGGAGCCGGGAAGTTCCGTGAAAACGTGGGCGGACGTGCGCGACGGTTGGCCGGACAAGCCGATCAAACTGTACGGTCCGGGCACCGATTCCGGCACCTTCGATTACTTCACCGAAACCATCAACGGCAAATCGCAGGCCAGCCGCGCCGACTTCACCAAAAGTGAAGACGACAACATGCTGGTCAAGGGCGTGGCCGGAGACAAGTATGCGCTGGGTTACTTCGGGTTCGCCTACTATGTCGAGAACAAGAACATCCTGAAAGTGGTGCCGATCAAGGAAGGCGACAAGGCTCCGGTGTTTCCGACCATGGAGACCATCAACAAGGGAACCTATTCCCCCCTGTCGCGGCCCATTTTCATCTACGTCAACATCGAGGCGGCGAAGCGTCCGGAGGTGAACGCCTTCATCCGGTTTTACATCGAGAATGCCGGCGCGCTTGCGAAAGAAGTGGGGTATATCCCGCTGCCGGATTCCATGTACCGCGACAATCTGGACCGGTTTGAAAACAATTTGCTGAAACTGGCACAAAACTGA
- the pstC gene encoding phosphate ABC transporter permease subunit PstC, which produces MFSKWMDHAVHGILLLCVGVTLMTTLVVIFLLGKESFLFFREVPVTDFLFGTQWTPLLEPKSFGVLPLVAGTMKIVFGAIFIALPFGLLIATYLSEFASSRIRSIIKPVLEILAGIPTVVYGYFALTFVTPLIRTVFPETNIFNAASAAIVVGIMILPMVSSLCDDAFRALPETLREGAYALGGTHFEVMGQIILPAAATRIGAAVILALSRAVGETMAVTLAAGATPNWSIGFLESIQTMTAYIVQVSLGDIPAGGVEYYTVYAVGMLLFLITLTMNIIGNHFILKSKARNS; this is translated from the coding sequence ATGTTTTCAAAATGGATGGACCACGCCGTGCACGGCATTCTCCTGCTCTGCGTGGGCGTTACCCTGATGACCACCCTGGTGGTCATCTTCCTTTTGGGGAAAGAATCGTTTCTGTTTTTCCGGGAAGTGCCCGTCACCGACTTCTTGTTCGGAACCCAGTGGACGCCGCTGCTGGAGCCGAAGTCGTTTGGCGTGTTGCCGCTGGTCGCGGGAACGATGAAAATTGTGTTTGGCGCGATCTTCATCGCTCTGCCGTTTGGATTGTTGATCGCCACGTATCTGAGCGAGTTCGCTTCGTCGCGCATCCGGTCGATCATCAAGCCCGTGCTGGAAATCCTGGCGGGCATCCCGACCGTGGTGTATGGGTACTTCGCGTTGACGTTCGTGACGCCACTGATTCGCACGGTATTTCCTGAAACGAATATTTTCAATGCCGCCAGCGCCGCCATCGTGGTCGGCATCATGATTCTGCCGATGGTGTCGTCGTTGTGCGACGACGCTTTCCGCGCCCTGCCGGAAACCCTGCGCGAAGGCGCGTACGCGCTGGGCGGAACGCATTTCGAAGTGATGGGGCAGATCATCCTGCCCGCTGCCGCGACGCGCATCGGTGCGGCCGTCATCCTGGCCCTGTCGCGCGCCGTAGGCGAGACCATGGCGGTCACGCTTGCAGCCGGAGCGACGCCGAATTGGTCGATCGGTTTTCTGGAAAGCATCCAGACCATGACCGCGTACATCGTGCAGGTCAGCCTGGGCGACATCCCGGCGGGCGGCGTCGAATACTACACGGTCTATGCCGTGGGCATGCTTCTGTTCCTGATAACATTGACCATGAATATCATCGGCAACCATTTCATCCTGAAATCGAAGGCACGCAACTCATGA
- the pstA gene encoding phosphate ABC transporter permease PstA, producing MMDARQKRERHNRWFIRLCTAVTWLAVGVLGLLLAHVAKEGWVWLDWDFLTSFPSRHPEEAGIKSALWGSVWLIGMTAMVAIPLGVATAVYLEEFAPKNRLLRVFEINIANLAGMPSILYGVLGLAIFVRFLGFDRSLWAGSLTMSLLVLPVIVIAAQGAIRAVPPSIREGAYALGARRWQVVWWQVLPGALPGIMTGIILALSRAMGETAPMIMIGALSYVAFTPETPDDPFTALPVQIFNWAARPQEEFHGLAAAGIIVLLVLLLSMNAGAVFIREKLQRYK from the coding sequence ATGATGGACGCACGCCAGAAACGCGAACGGCACAACCGGTGGTTCATCCGTCTGTGCACGGCGGTGACGTGGCTGGCAGTGGGGGTGCTGGGCCTTTTGTTGGCCCACGTGGCGAAGGAAGGCTGGGTGTGGCTGGACTGGGATTTTTTGACGAGCTTCCCGTCGCGGCATCCGGAAGAGGCCGGGATCAAGTCCGCGTTGTGGGGCAGCGTCTGGTTGATCGGCATGACGGCGATGGTCGCCATTCCGCTGGGCGTGGCGACCGCCGTGTACCTGGAAGAATTCGCGCCGAAGAATCGCCTGCTCCGGGTTTTTGAAATCAACATCGCCAATCTGGCGGGCATGCCTTCCATTTTATACGGTGTGTTGGGTCTGGCGATCTTTGTTCGTTTTCTGGGTTTCGACCGCAGTTTGTGGGCGGGCAGCCTGACCATGAGTCTGCTGGTGTTGCCGGTCATCGTCATCGCCGCACAGGGGGCGATCCGCGCCGTGCCGCCGTCCATCCGTGAAGGCGCGTATGCCCTGGGGGCGCGCCGCTGGCAGGTGGTGTGGTGGCAAGTGTTGCCGGGTGCGTTGCCGGGCATCATGACCGGTATCATCCTTGCCCTGTCGCGGGCCATGGGCGAAACGGCACCGATGATCATGATCGGCGCATTGAGTTACGTGGCCTTCACGCCGGAAACTCCGGACGATCCGTTCACCGCGCTGCCGGTGCAGATTTTCAACTGGGCGGCCCGGCCGCAGGAAGAGTTTCACGGATTGGCGGCGGCGGGCATCATCGTGCTGCTGGTTCTGCTGTTGTCGATGAATGCCGGTGCCGTATTCATCCGCGAGAAACTGCAAAGGTATAAATGA
- the pstB gene encoding phosphate ABC transporter ATP-binding protein PstB, which yields MKEVGLEEHEAILETRNLSIYYGEHRVVNGIDLQVPAHQVTAVIGPSGCGKSSLLRVFNRMNDFIPTAWVKGEVVFHGQNIYGKKTDAGLIRQQVGMVFQRPNPFPKSIFKNVVWGPKINGHQGDLNDLAEDALRKAALWDEVKDRLRDSALRLSGGQQQRLCIARAIAMNPEVILMDEPCSALDPRATAHIEDLIQELRSRYTIVIVTHNMQQAARISDLTAFLYEGNLVEFGSTKKIFTQPEQKRTEDYITGRFG from the coding sequence ATGAAGGAGGTTGGTTTGGAAGAGCATGAAGCAATTCTGGAGACGCGAAACCTGTCCATTTATTATGGTGAGCATCGCGTGGTGAACGGCATCGACCTCCAGGTTCCGGCGCACCAGGTGACGGCAGTGATCGGTCCTTCAGGCTGCGGCAAAAGCTCGCTGCTGCGTGTGTTCAACCGCATGAACGATTTCATCCCCACCGCCTGGGTGAAAGGGGAAGTGGTATTCCACGGTCAGAACATTTACGGCAAAAAAACAGACGCCGGGCTGATCCGCCAGCAGGTCGGCATGGTGTTCCAGCGGCCCAACCCGTTTCCGAAGTCCATTTTTAAAAACGTGGTGTGGGGGCCGAAGATCAACGGCCACCAGGGCGACCTCAACGATCTGGCCGAAGACGCATTGCGCAAGGCGGCATTGTGGGACGAGGTGAAGGACCGCCTGCGCGACTCGGCCTTGCGCCTGTCCGGAGGTCAGCAGCAACGCCTGTGCATCGCCCGCGCCATTGCCATGAACCCGGAAGTGATTCTGATGGACGAGCCCTGCTCGGCGCTGGACCCCAGGGCGACGGCGCACATCGAGGATTTGATCCAGGAGTTGCGGTCGCGCTACACCATTGTCATCGTCACGCACAACATGCAGCAGGCGGCGCGCATTTCGGATTTGACGGCGTTTTTGTACGAAGGGAACCTCGTTGAGTTTGGCTCCACAAAAAAAATATTCACACAGCCCGAGCAGAAGAGAACGGAAGACTACATTACCGGACGCTTCGGCTGA
- the phoU gene encoding phosphate signaling complex protein PhoU, producing the protein MTKHFERELDVLKKQLLGLSAQVEEMVLKVMKAVAALDARQAQEIIDQDKTIDNTEVQLEEECLKVLALHQPVAGDLRFVIATLKINNDLERVADLAVNIAERAVVLASKENVVPPFDFTTMAEKSRAMLSQSIDCLINMDSVTAHKVWQADDEIDAMNREVYQRVYEKIRQNPDQVEILINYISISRHLERIADYATNIAEDVIYLVEGRIVRHQPEQVKLSQNKKGE; encoded by the coding sequence ATGACCAAACATTTTGAACGTGAACTGGATGTTCTGAAAAAACAACTGCTGGGGTTGAGCGCGCAGGTGGAGGAGATGGTGCTCAAGGTCATGAAGGCCGTGGCTGCACTCGACGCCCGCCAGGCGCAGGAGATCATTGACCAGGACAAAACCATCGACAACACGGAAGTGCAGCTGGAGGAAGAATGCCTGAAGGTGCTGGCTCTGCACCAGCCGGTGGCGGGGGACCTGCGTTTTGTCATCGCCACCCTCAAGATCAACAACGACCTGGAACGCGTGGCGGACCTCGCCGTGAACATTGCCGAGCGTGCCGTCGTGCTGGCCAGCAAGGAGAACGTGGTCCCGCCGTTCGATTTCACCACCATGGCGGAGAAAAGCCGCGCCATGCTGAGCCAGTCCATCGACTGCCTCATCAACATGGACTCCGTCACCGCGCACAAGGTGTGGCAGGCGGATGACGAGATCGATGCGATGAACCGCGAAGTGTACCAGCGCGTGTACGAGAAGATCCGGCAGAACCCCGATCAGGTGGAAATCCTCATCAACTACATTTCGATCTCCCGCCATCTGGAGCGCATCGCCGACTACGCCACCAACATCGCCGAAGACGTGATTTACCTGGTGGAAGGCAGAATCGTGCGGCACCAGCCCGAACAAGTCAAGTTGTCCCAAAACAAAAAAGGGGAGTGA
- a CDS encoding nitroreductase family protein, with the protein MTRTSAYAKLDPQFLYRWSPRSFLSDPLSDEDILTLFEAARWAPSCFNEQPWFFVYARGERLPAFQTALVDGNRKWADRAPLLILVFARNDFDERGKSNHWAQFDSGSAWMSLCLQAQKMGLICHAMGGFKKDRAHEVANVPEDKFTAMCAIAVGHQGPADALDDDLREREAPSDRKPLNDVAHEGPLPG; encoded by the coding sequence ATGACCCGAACAAGTGCCTACGCAAAACTGGACCCCCAATTTTTATACCGCTGGTCGCCGCGATCCTTTCTCAGCGATCCGTTGAGCGATGAAGACATCCTGACTCTGTTCGAAGCGGCGCGCTGGGCACCGTCCTGTTTTAACGAGCAGCCCTGGTTTTTCGTGTACGCGCGGGGCGAAAGACTACCGGCGTTCCAGACGGCACTCGTGGACGGCAACCGCAAGTGGGCGGACCGTGCTCCGTTGCTCATTCTCGTCTTCGCACGCAACGATTTCGATGAACGGGGCAAATCCAACCACTGGGCGCAGTTCGACTCGGGTTCGGCGTGGATGTCGCTGTGCCTGCAGGCGCAGAAGATGGGATTGATCTGTCACGCCATGGGGGGATTCAAAAAGGACCGCGCACACGAAGTCGCCAACGTGCCTGAAGACAAGTTCACCGCCATGTGCGCGATCGCCGTAGGGCATCAGGGTCCGGCGGATGCTCTGGACGACGATCTGCGCGAGCGCGAAGCGCCGAGCGATCGCAAACCGCTGAACGACGTGGCGCACGAGGGGCCTCTGCCCGGCTGA
- a CDS encoding hybrid sensor histidine kinase/response regulator codes for MNRTLSILLVEDDEEDAFFIKNMLSPSNTSLHCQISHLDGPVEALKVLETEHIDVCLFDYRLRDSNGIDLLRQVRAKGYSQPIVFLTGQSDPEVAAEAIKCGATDYRSKNNLTAESLTRCIEMAIQLQREADLRERAEEELKCANDKLLDANLELKNSLQKLQVAQESIIRSEKLASIGRLAAMVCHEVLNPLNIISSHVQTLMRHHSGDPTRDDHYKSMREEIFRIDKILSDLLRFSRKGNMEFQDVDFNEELDFVLSLLEKEMRMDCVQLERDFIQEEVVMKADPDRMRQVFLNLFNNARHAMPQGGVLTVRTKQVVREIWQNRRKEDVRIDPEKIPVRRENFFHIEVADTGSGIPQENMRKIFEPFFTTKPEEKGTGLGLSVCFTIVEQHGGFIEVESEENKGTSIHLWLPIKSCEENIVPVASAT; via the coding sequence ATGAACAGGACACTGAGTATCTTGCTGGTAGAGGATGACGAAGAGGATGCGTTTTTCATCAAGAATATGCTGAGCCCCAGCAACACGAGCCTGCATTGCCAGATCAGCCATTTGGATGGTCCGGTTGAGGCGTTGAAAGTTTTGGAAACCGAACACATTGATGTCTGCCTGTTTGATTACCGGCTGCGGGACAGCAATGGCATCGACCTGTTGCGGCAGGTGCGGGCCAAAGGGTACAGCCAGCCGATTGTTTTTCTGACCGGGCAGAGCGATCCCGAAGTGGCGGCGGAGGCCATAAAATGCGGCGCCACCGATTACCGTTCCAAGAACAATCTGACTGCGGAATCGTTGACGCGCTGTATTGAAATGGCCATCCAGTTGCAGCGGGAAGCCGATCTGCGGGAGCGCGCCGAGGAGGAGTTGAAGTGTGCAAACGACAAGCTGCTGGACGCCAACCTCGAGCTCAAAAACTCCCTCCAGAAATTGCAGGTGGCGCAGGAAAGCATCATCCGCTCCGAAAAACTGGCCAGCATCGGCCGCCTTGCCGCCATGGTCTGCCACGAAGTGCTCAACCCCCTCAATATCATATCCAGCCATGTGCAGACATTGATGCGGCACCATTCCGGCGACCCCACCCGGGACGACCATTACAAGTCGATGCGCGAGGAAATTTTCCGCATCGACAAAATTCTCAGTGATCTGCTGCGGTTTTCGCGCAAGGGCAACATGGAGTTTCAAGATGTGGATTTCAACGAGGAACTCGATTTTGTCCTGTCTCTTTTGGAAAAGGAAATGCGTATGGACTGTGTCCAGCTCGAGCGCGATTTCATCCAGGAGGAGGTCGTTATGAAAGCCGACCCCGACCGCATGCGGCAGGTGTTTTTGAATTTATTCAACAATGCCCGCCATGCCATGCCACAGGGAGGCGTGCTGACGGTGCGGACCAAACAGGTGGTGCGGGAAATCTGGCAGAACCGCCGCAAGGAAGATGTCCGGATCGATCCGGAAAAAATTCCGGTGCGGCGCGAAAACTTTTTTCACATTGAAGTGGCGGATACCGGAAGCGGTATTCCGCAAGAGAATATGAGAAAGATTTTCGAGCCGTTTTTCACCACCAAGCCGGAAGAAAAGGGAACGGGACTGGGTCTGTCGGTGTGTTTTACCATTGTGGAGCAACACGGCGGGTTCATTGAGGTGGAGAGCGAGGAAAACAAGGGAACCTCGATTCACCTCTGGTTGCCGATCAAGTCTTGCGAAGAAAACATCGTGCCGGTCGCGTCCGCAACCTGA